A single Ruficoccus amylovorans DNA region contains:
- a CDS encoding glycosyltransferase: MIFLLILSCLSLLIWLVLTLGKGRFWRVRLPAKAETAPAMWPEVVAVVPARNEENGIGQCVTGLLLQDYPGGLRVVVVNDHSEDGTVAEARQAAKALKKQDRLNIINAEPLPSGWAGKVWAMHQGITRGIPAEDPAAFVWLTDADIFHGPQVLRSLVAQAQEQRLALNSRMVMLRALAAWEKFLIPAFVHFFRLLYPFARVNNPADRLAGGAGGCMLVRRESLRQAGGLEPMRGAIIDDCTLAARLKRTGPIRLELTRDSHSLRGYDGLDGILRMIRRTAYTQLNYSPAVLVGCLLGMALVFLVPVVGTFFVPGPWRVVPLAAWALMSATYVPMLRFYSGNLLTAPLLPVVALFYLKATIDSARAHHAGRGGEWKGRSGNV; the protein is encoded by the coding sequence ATGATTTTTCTCCTCATCCTCAGTTGCCTCTCACTGCTCATCTGGCTGGTGCTGACGCTGGGCAAGGGCCGCTTCTGGCGGGTGAGACTCCCGGCCAAGGCTGAGACCGCCCCTGCGATGTGGCCGGAGGTGGTCGCCGTCGTGCCTGCCCGCAACGAGGAAAACGGCATCGGCCAATGCGTGACGGGGCTGCTCTTGCAGGACTATCCCGGCGGGCTACGCGTGGTGGTGGTCAACGACCACAGCGAAGACGGCACCGTGGCCGAGGCACGGCAGGCGGCCAAGGCGCTCAAAAAACAGGACCGCCTCAACATCATCAACGCCGAGCCCCTCCCCTCCGGCTGGGCGGGCAAGGTCTGGGCCATGCACCAGGGGATCACGCGCGGCATCCCCGCCGAAGACCCCGCCGCCTTCGTCTGGCTGACCGACGCGGATATCTTTCACGGGCCGCAGGTCTTGCGCAGTCTTGTCGCGCAGGCACAGGAGCAGCGGCTGGCGCTAAATTCCCGCATGGTCATGCTCCGCGCGCTGGCGGCCTGGGAAAAGTTCCTCATCCCGGCCTTTGTTCATTTTTTCCGCCTGCTGTACCCCTTTGCCCGTGTCAACAACCCCGCTGACCGTCTGGCCGGAGGGGCGGGCGGGTGCATGCTCGTGCGGCGCGAAAGCCTCCGGCAAGCCGGGGGCCTGGAACCGATGCGCGGCGCGATCATCGACGACTGCACGCTGGCCGCCCGGCTCAAGCGCACCGGCCCCATCCGACTGGAGCTGACCCGCGACTCGCACAGCTTGCGCGGTTACGACGGGCTGGACGGCATCCTGCGCATGATCCGCCGCACCGCCTACACCCAGCTTAATTATTCGCCCGCCGTCCTCGTCGGCTGTCTGTTGGGAATGGCGCTTGTTTTCCTCGTACCGGTGGTTGGGACGTTTTTTGTCCCCGGCCCCTGGCGGGTCGTTCCGCTGGCGGCTTGGGCACTGATGAGCGCGACCTACGTACCGATGCTGCGCTTTTACTCCGGCAACCTCCTGACCGCCCCACTCCTGCCGGTCGTGGCGCTGTTTTACCTGAAAGCCACCATCGACTCCGCCCGCGCCCACCACGCCGGACGCGGCGGCGAATGGAAAGGCCGGTCGGGGAACGTTTGA
- the queA gene encoding tRNA preQ1(34) S-adenosylmethionine ribosyltransferase-isomerase QueA, with protein MNTADFDYPLPPELIAQVPAQRRDESRLMVVDRRTGQIEHTVFRELPAHVPAEARFFRNSAAVFKARLRGQRATGGAVECLLLHPDADKHSFWCLLKPGKKLPVGGTFSGPGYRAEVLALKPTGERLVRFALESADNVIALTDRIGEVPLPPYIERTREADPSLRRLDEERYQTVYADERHKVAAAAPTAGLHFTPELLARLEADGATFYDVRLHVGLDTFQPIKTDRIEDHLIHHELYEIPADARRALAGSDSTTQPGPRICVGTTSLRACEDFIRKAPATGEDETFIGEAGLFIYPPDTCHSAEGLITNFHLPRSTLLCLVSAFLTPGSTDGIKWLKELYAEAIDRQYRFYSYGDAMFIRG; from the coding sequence ATGAACACCGCCGACTTTGATTACCCGTTACCGCCTGAGCTGATCGCGCAGGTCCCGGCCCAGCGCCGCGACGAGTCCCGGCTCATGGTGGTGGACCGCCGGACTGGGCAGATCGAGCACACCGTGTTCCGCGAACTCCCGGCCCATGTCCCGGCAGAGGCGCGCTTTTTCCGCAACTCGGCCGCCGTCTTCAAGGCGCGGCTGCGCGGCCAGCGGGCCACTGGCGGCGCGGTCGAGTGCCTGCTTTTGCACCCCGACGCGGACAAGCACAGCTTCTGGTGCCTGCTCAAGCCGGGGAAGAAGCTCCCCGTCGGCGGCACCTTTTCCGGCCCCGGCTACCGGGCCGAAGTTCTCGCCCTCAAACCGACCGGTGAACGGCTCGTGCGCTTTGCGCTGGAGAGCGCAGACAACGTGATCGCGCTGACCGACCGCATCGGAGAGGTTCCCCTGCCCCCTTACATTGAGCGTACCCGCGAGGCCGACCCATCCCTGCGTCGCCTCGACGAGGAACGTTACCAGACCGTTTACGCGGACGAGCGACACAAGGTCGCCGCTGCGGCCCCCACCGCCGGGCTGCACTTCACGCCGGAGCTTCTGGCCCGGCTGGAAGCCGACGGGGCGACCTTTTACGACGTGCGCCTCCACGTCGGGCTGGACACCTTTCAGCCCATCAAAACCGACCGGATCGAGGACCACCTCATCCACCACGAGCTTTACGAAATCCCCGCTGACGCCCGCCGCGCCCTGGCCGGAAGCGACAGCACCACGCAGCCCGGGCCGCGTATCTGCGTGGGCACGACCAGCCTGCGCGCCTGCGAGGACTTTATCCGCAAGGCACCTGCAACCGGAGAGGATGAGACTTTTATCGGCGAGGCCGGGCTTTTTATCTATCCACCCGACACCTGCCACAGCGCCGAGGGGCTCATCACAAACTTCCACCTTCCGCGTTCGACCCTGCTGTGCCTGGTCTCGGCATTTCTCACGCCCGGCAGCACTGACGGGATTAAATGGTTGAAAGAGCTCTACGCCGAAGCTATTGACAGACAATACCGTTTCTACAGCTACGGTGACGCTATGTTTATTCGGGGTTAA
- a CDS encoding RNA polymerase sigma factor has translation MSDHANLNFSDLVETYYTPLYRFAYSLAKNEHEASDLTQQTFVIYAEKGDSLRDSSKVKSWLFTTLYREFLRLRRRAAHVTPQENDILELEAPSVEPGIARTLDSQSALDALEQVDEAYRAPLTLFYLKSLSYKEIAETLDIPIGTVMSRLSRGKAQLKNILLSSTAS, from the coding sequence ATGTCTGATCACGCCAACTTGAACTTCAGCGATCTGGTGGAGACCTATTACACTCCGCTCTACCGTTTCGCTTACAGTCTGGCGAAAAATGAACATGAAGCGTCCGATCTCACCCAGCAGACTTTCGTCATTTACGCGGAAAAAGGAGACAGCCTGCGCGACTCCTCAAAGGTCAAGTCCTGGCTCTTCACCACGCTGTACCGGGAGTTTCTGCGCCTGCGCCGGCGAGCGGCTCATGTTACTCCTCAGGAAAACGACATTCTCGAACTTGAAGCCCCGTCCGTCGAGCCCGGCATCGCCCGCACCCTCGACAGCCAGAGCGCCCTCGACGCCCTTGAGCAAGTCGATGAAGCCTACCGCGCCCCGCTCACCCTCTTCTATCTCAAGAGCCTCAGCTACAAGGAAATCGCCGAAACCCTGGACATCCCTATCGGCACGGTCATGTCCCGGCTCTCGCGGGGAAAAGCCCAACTGAAAAACATTCTCCTGAGCAGCACCGCCTCCTGA
- a CDS encoding YceI family protein — protein MTQKTILSLLALGIGSLVAVPAQAANTIFQIDPNHSEVSFKVRHFLNQVPGKFTEFTGEISVNDADMTKSTVNATIQAKSIDTSNTKRDDHLESADYFDIAKYATITFQSTKWVQTGADTYDVTGDLTMLGVTKPVVLKVKYLGQQEGVGHYQGLLINGWEATTEIKRSDWGLTAGGPVVGDDVSISLSIQGHHNIVDSKGPNPTK, from the coding sequence ATGACACAAAAAACCATCCTCTCACTCCTCGCACTTGGCATTGGCTCGCTGGTGGCCGTCCCGGCCCAGGCCGCCAACACGATCTTCCAGATCGATCCGAATCACTCGGAGGTCAGCTTCAAGGTCCGGCACTTTCTGAACCAGGTTCCGGGCAAGTTCACCGAGTTTACCGGCGAAATCAGTGTCAATGACGCTGACATGACCAAGAGCACGGTCAACGCCACCATCCAGGCCAAGAGCATCGACACGAGTAACACCAAGCGCGACGATCACCTGGAGTCGGCGGATTACTTCGATATCGCCAAGTACGCGACGATCACTTTCCAGAGCACGAAGTGGGTGCAGACCGGTGCCGACACCTATGACGTGACCGGCGACCTGACCATGCTTGGTGTGACCAAGCCCGTCGTGCTCAAGGTCAAGTACCTCGGCCAGCAGGAAGGCGTCGGCCATTATCAGGGCCTGCTTATCAACGGTTGGGAAGCCACCACCGAGATCAAGCGCTCCGACTGGGGCCTGACCGCTGGCGGACCCGTCGTGGGTGACGATGTCTCCATCTCGCTGAGCATTCAGGGCCACCACAATATCGTGGATTCCAAGGGACCGAACCCCACCAAGTAA
- a CDS encoding crossover junction endodeoxyribonuclease RuvC, with protein MARKSSRNLWTAKLTGKPVPGASSAPVTDVRRVFAGVVLGIDPSLRGTGLALVEFAPGKQPRLLASETVRNRPKLGFAECLGVIAHRVSVMLEHDRPPVCVALEQTIYVQNFQTAQILGAARGAAIAPAAMRSLPVFEYAPLRIKQAVVGAGRASKEQVASMMRHHLQLLAELPSDESDAAATACCHAWTWHG; from the coding sequence ATGGCACGCAAATCCAGCCGCAACCTGTGGACGGCCAAACTGACCGGCAAACCTGTTCCCGGGGCATCTTCCGCCCCTGTGACGGACGTTCGGCGCGTTTTCGCGGGCGTGGTCCTTGGGATTGACCCGAGTTTGCGCGGGACGGGGCTGGCCCTGGTGGAATTCGCCCCCGGCAAGCAGCCGCGCCTCTTGGCCAGCGAGACCGTGCGCAACCGTCCGAAGCTTGGATTCGCGGAGTGTCTCGGGGTGATAGCACACCGGGTAAGTGTCATGCTGGAGCATGACAGGCCACCGGTCTGCGTGGCGCTGGAGCAGACCATCTACGTGCAGAACTTCCAGACTGCGCAAATCCTCGGCGCGGCACGCGGGGCAGCCATCGCCCCCGCTGCCATGCGATCCCTCCCGGTTTTTGAATACGCGCCGTTACGGATCAAGCAGGCGGTGGTCGGGGCCGGACGCGCCAGCAAGGAACAGGTCGCAAGCATGATGCGCCACCACCTGCAACTGCTGGCCGAGTTGCCCTCGGACGAATCCGACGCCGCCGCCACCGCCTGCTGCCACGCCTGGACCTGGCACGGCTGA
- the trxA gene encoding thioredoxin gives MASEKIQNLDNDSFDATVTEASTPVLVDFWAPWCGPCKAIAPILEELAGELDGKVSICKVDVDSNSELAGKFNIRAIPTILIFKGGEVVDQVVGMTSKADLSSKLQAQL, from the coding sequence ATGGCATCCGAAAAGATTCAAAACCTCGATAACGATAGCTTCGACGCCACGGTCACTGAGGCGTCCACGCCCGTTCTGGTGGACTTCTGGGCCCCGTGGTGCGGCCCCTGCAAGGCCATCGCCCCGATCCTGGAAGAACTCGCCGGGGAGCTGGACGGCAAGGTCAGCATCTGCAAGGTGGATGTGGACAGCAACAGCGAGCTGGCTGGCAAGTTTAACATCCGGGCCATCCCGACCATCCTGATTTTCAAGGGCGGCGAAGTCGTCGATCAGGTCGTGGGCATGACCAGCAAGGCTGATCTTTCGAGCAAGCTTCAGGCCCAGCTCTAA
- a CDS encoding segregation and condensation protein A, translating into MTTPAEHAEEQDALLPSREMAIRLPVFEGPLDLLLFLIRKNELDIYDIPIEEVTHQYMGVLREMDELNLEVAGEFFVMAATLMYIKSRMLLPVNDQEAQPEEEAEEADPRWELVEQLLEYKRFKDAAEQIRQLVEQQQDFLPRLFSAKEEEVAPRPVKNSDRIELWNVFNLVLRRLAEKIVQGEIRDEQVTVSDRMEYILNKLSDTPEFLFTELFEPGQKITVPLIVASLLAVLELTRLKKLTVEQEELFGDIRCFARPEEDEPPPLPDEEDEPDTASVSTGAAAVSAAVESADEGDEYEEDDDGEPWDKDAFAADLPEAETPEASESLSESADVETDAGADEFGDGEDPFEADEALDDDDAHAGDEGENPRR; encoded by the coding sequence ATGACGACGCCCGCCGAGCACGCCGAAGAACAGGACGCCCTGCTGCCCAGCCGGGAGATGGCCATCCGCCTGCCTGTGTTCGAGGGGCCACTGGACCTGCTGCTCTTTCTCATCCGCAAGAACGAGCTGGATATTTACGACATCCCCATCGAGGAAGTCACCCACCAGTACATGGGCGTGCTGCGGGAGATGGACGAGCTTAACCTGGAAGTCGCGGGCGAATTCTTTGTCATGGCCGCCACCCTGATGTACATCAAGAGCCGCATGCTTCTGCCGGTCAACGATCAGGAGGCTCAGCCCGAGGAAGAAGCCGAGGAGGCCGACCCGCGTTGGGAACTGGTCGAGCAGTTGCTCGAATACAAGCGCTTCAAGGACGCCGCCGAACAGATCCGCCAACTGGTTGAGCAGCAGCAGGACTTCCTGCCCCGGCTGTTTTCGGCCAAGGAGGAGGAAGTCGCCCCGCGCCCGGTCAAGAACAGCGACCGCATCGAGCTGTGGAACGTCTTCAACCTCGTGCTGCGCCGCCTGGCCGAGAAAATCGTCCAGGGCGAAATCCGGGACGAGCAGGTCACCGTCTCCGATCGGATGGAGTACATCCTCAACAAGCTGTCTGACACGCCGGAGTTTCTCTTTACCGAGCTGTTTGAGCCGGGGCAAAAGATCACCGTCCCGCTCATTGTGGCCTCGCTGCTGGCCGTGCTGGAGCTGACCCGCCTGAAAAAACTCACCGTCGAGCAGGAGGAGCTTTTCGGGGACATCCGTTGCTTCGCCCGCCCGGAGGAGGACGAGCCACCTCCGCTCCCCGACGAGGAAGACGAGCCCGACACAGCCTCCGTGAGCACCGGGGCGGCCGCTGTCAGCGCGGCAGTGGAGTCGGCTGATGAGGGGGACGAGTACGAAGAGGATGACGACGGCGAGCCCTGGGACAAGGATGCCTTCGCCGCCGATTTACCGGAGGCGGAAACACCCGAGGCGTCAGAAAGTCTTTCCGAATCAGCAGACGTAGAAACCGACGCCGGGGCAGACGAATTTGGCGACGGGGAAGACCCGTTCGAAGCCGATGAGGCGCTGGATGATGACGACGCGCATGCGGGTGACGAAGGGGAGAACCCGCGCCGCTGA
- a CDS encoding LPS assembly protein LptD, with the protein MLRVHCYLLTGLALMGGSLLAHAQMVPPELSSDEPIEFDAENNRMTARGNAILDNENTRVKADRIIFEQDQSTVQARDTVTLTSGSFRLLTDNADYDYFNRTFYTGDFRLGNDSIYVLGTEAKGDKDLIEVADAKMYVQEPDPFALNLNSKKLTVENQDTVAMEDVVFQIGEVPFFYLPYVEYRVDNGTPVQYTGNIGQQNDLGFYWQNAFAFRFIPELAAGLNLDGYTQRGVLVGPILDYNWTDPDFGTMTGWVDTGYIHDEGSASELGTDVLGRPIEPDRYFIEWRHKQFSLDDNLELTASISWWSDSAVERDFREGLFEDNQQPDNFFEATYKGENWFLNAIARLQPNDFQTVAQRLPEVRFDLVPTEIFDTGLYQRLDVSYATLQENSPTGSFNTLNSNRINGYYGVHYPIAASDWLVITPVAGVMATHYAVTLGNSGSYTRVLGEFGVDVDLNAVGVWDYQNEFWEIDGLRHYLQPTVQYRYVPAAQSGDTLIPPIDRLASFETYLEPLGLANKRNIDDLYEENTIRVGVQNLFQTRDPEYGSRDLFAVDLYQEFRFSTAPAQPARYGQPAEPAEQDYSDTYAIIQFMPAYWVQFSTLLRVNPNKLNLDEITSGVRFTDGEEWTAFFGNNYVTDVVGNDINQFLLDVRYRLDSRNLLGAYWTVDADLGELTEQAYLWETMLGRSWEATFAIIHTSGSTRQNGFRFQVSFSLVRI; encoded by the coding sequence GTGCTGCGAGTGCATTGCTACCTCTTGACAGGACTCGCGCTGATGGGTGGCTCCCTGCTGGCCCACGCGCAGATGGTCCCTCCCGAATTATCCTCCGACGAGCCGATTGAGTTTGACGCGGAGAATAACCGCATGACCGCGCGCGGAAATGCCATTCTCGACAATGAGAATACCCGCGTGAAGGCCGACCGGATCATCTTCGAGCAGGACCAGTCCACGGTGCAGGCGCGTGATACGGTCACGCTGACCAGCGGGAGCTTCCGCCTGCTCACCGACAACGCCGACTACGACTATTTCAACCGCACCTTCTACACGGGCGATTTCCGCCTGGGCAACGACTCCATCTACGTACTGGGCACCGAAGCCAAGGGCGACAAGGACCTGATCGAGGTGGCCGACGCCAAGATGTACGTGCAGGAGCCCGACCCCTTCGCGCTCAATCTTAACTCAAAAAAACTCACCGTTGAAAACCAGGACACGGTGGCGATGGAGGATGTGGTCTTCCAGATCGGCGAGGTGCCTTTCTTCTATCTGCCCTACGTCGAGTACCGCGTCGATAACGGCACCCCGGTCCAGTACACGGGCAATATTGGCCAACAGAACGACCTCGGCTTTTACTGGCAAAACGCCTTTGCCTTCCGCTTCATCCCCGAGTTGGCGGCGGGCCTGAACCTCGACGGCTACACCCAGCGCGGCGTCCTCGTCGGCCCGATTCTCGACTACAACTGGACCGACCCGGACTTCGGCACCATGACCGGCTGGGTCGATACCGGCTACATCCATGACGAGGGCAGCGCCAGCGAACTGGGCACGGACGTGCTCGGCCGCCCCATCGAGCCAGACCGCTACTTCATCGAGTGGCGGCACAAGCAGTTCTCGCTCGACGACAACCTGGAACTGACCGCCTCCATCAGTTGGTGGAGCGATTCCGCGGTCGAGCGCGACTTCCGCGAGGGCCTGTTCGAGGACAACCAGCAGCCGGACAATTTCTTCGAGGCTACCTACAAGGGCGAAAACTGGTTCCTCAACGCCATCGCCCGCCTCCAGCCCAACGACTTCCAGACCGTGGCCCAGCGCCTGCCGGAAGTCCGCTTCGACCTCGTGCCGACGGAGATCTTCGACACCGGCCTGTACCAGCGGCTTGATGTCAGCTACGCCACGTTGCAGGAAAATTCGCCCACTGGCTCCTTCAACACCCTGAACAGTAACCGAATCAACGGCTACTACGGCGTGCATTACCCCATCGCCGCGAGCGACTGGCTCGTCATCACACCGGTGGCCGGGGTCATGGCTACGCACTACGCCGTCACTCTCGGCAACTCCGGCAGCTACACCCGCGTGCTGGGCGAGTTCGGGGTGGATGTGGACCTGAACGCCGTCGGCGTCTGGGACTACCAGAACGAGTTCTGGGAGATCGATGGCCTGCGCCACTATCTCCAGCCGACCGTCCAGTACCGCTACGTTCCCGCCGCGCAGTCCGGCGACACCCTTATTCCGCCCATCGACCGCCTGGCTTCGTTTGAAACCTACTTGGAGCCGCTCGGCCTGGCCAACAAGCGCAACATCGACGACCTTTACGAGGAGAATACGATCCGCGTCGGCGTGCAGAATCTTTTCCAAACCCGCGACCCCGAATACGGCTCGCGCGACCTTTTTGCGGTCGATCTGTACCAGGAGTTCCGCTTCTCCACCGCCCCGGCCCAGCCGGCCCGTTACGGTCAGCCCGCCGAGCCCGCCGAGCAGGATTACTCGGATACCTACGCCATTATCCAGTTCATGCCCGCCTACTGGGTCCAGTTCAGCACCCTGCTGCGCGTGAACCCGAACAAGCTCAACCTCGATGAAATCACCTCCGGGGTGCGCTTCACCGACGGCGAGGAGTGGACGGCCTTTTTCGGGAACAACTACGTCACCGACGTGGTTGGGAACGACATCAACCAGTTCCTGCTTGATGTGCGCTACCGGCTCGACAGCCGCAACCTGCTCGGGGCCTACTGGACCGTCGATGCCGACCTGGGCGAGCTGACCGAGCAGGCTTACCTGTGGGAAACCATGCTGGGCCGCTCCTGGGAAGCCACCTTCGCCATCATCCACACCTCCGGTTCCACCCGTCAGAACGGTTTCCGCTTCCAGGTCAGCTTCAGCCTCGTGAGGATTTGA
- a CDS encoding putative Na+/H+ antiporter, which yields MPRFFPTILACLCLCLPFFAHAAGDSHADLPPFPLPLEDYRQAEEQKAAQEGVEELGLWETLVLRAEAEPINLVVTALFLGAIIHTFLAGKFMSIAHRLEEEHAAASDEDSEHYVDGKSSVSFKATVFHFLGEVEAIFGIWVLPLFAVISFWPGLGFPSAVRYIDSQDYTEPVFVVVIMAIASSRPILQLARDALSIVAGLGKRSPAAWWLSILTIAPVLGSFITEPAAMTIAALLLGQQFYKYKPAPLFAYATLGLLFVNVSVGGTLTHFAAPPVLMVATPWEWNLPHMLLTFGWRAVAGILISNTIYFLIFRKHFATLVSNASVPVPDAEAEPEEAPVPGWIVAVHVGFVAWTVMTLHHPPLFVGGFLVFIAFTVGTAHFQYQIKLRGPMLVGFFLAALKIHGGLQGWWISPVLGSLDQLPLFIGSTMLTAVNDNAAITYLASQVPVFDIHTATGAIKEGADFIRAEALQYAVVAGAVTGGGLTVIANAPNPAGQSILNKFFKDGISPLGLFLGALVPTIVMAICFMVFPHISLK from the coding sequence ATGCCGAGATTTTTCCCGACGATACTGGCTTGCCTGTGCCTGTGTCTCCCGTTTTTCGCCCACGCCGCCGGTGACAGCCACGCCGATCTGCCACCCTTCCCTCTCCCGCTGGAGGACTACCGCCAGGCTGAGGAACAGAAAGCCGCCCAGGAAGGAGTCGAGGAGCTGGGCCTGTGGGAAACCCTGGTGCTCCGGGCCGAGGCCGAGCCGATCAACCTCGTGGTCACCGCGCTGTTTCTGGGCGCGATCATCCACACCTTTCTGGCCGGGAAATTCATGAGCATCGCCCACCGGCTGGAGGAGGAACACGCCGCCGCATCGGACGAGGACAGCGAGCACTACGTGGACGGCAAGTCGTCCGTCAGCTTCAAGGCGACCGTCTTTCACTTTCTCGGGGAGGTCGAGGCCATCTTCGGTATCTGGGTGCTGCCGCTGTTCGCGGTCATCAGCTTCTGGCCGGGACTGGGCTTTCCCAGTGCCGTGCGCTACATCGACTCGCAGGACTACACTGAGCCGGTCTTTGTCGTGGTCATCATGGCCATCGCCTCTTCGCGCCCGATCCTGCAACTGGCCCGCGACGCGCTTAGCATCGTGGCCGGGCTGGGCAAGCGCAGCCCGGCGGCCTGGTGGCTGTCGATCCTGACCATTGCCCCGGTGCTGGGCTCGTTCATCACCGAACCGGCGGCCATGACTATCGCCGCCCTCCTGCTCGGGCAGCAGTTCTATAAATACAAGCCCGCTCCGCTCTTTGCCTACGCCACGCTGGGCCTGCTCTTTGTCAACGTCTCGGTCGGCGGCACGTTGACGCATTTCGCCGCTCCCCCGGTGCTGATGGTAGCGACGCCCTGGGAGTGGAACCTGCCGCATATGCTGCTGACTTTCGGTTGGCGCGCGGTGGCCGGCATCCTGATTTCCAACACGATCTACTTCCTGATCTTCCGCAAGCACTTTGCCACTCTGGTATCCAACGCCTCTGTTCCGGTGCCGGATGCCGAAGCCGAACCGGAGGAAGCTCCCGTGCCGGGCTGGATTGTCGCGGTGCATGTGGGCTTCGTGGCCTGGACCGTCATGACCCTGCACCACCCCCCGCTTTTCGTAGGCGGCTTCCTGGTCTTTATCGCCTTCACGGTGGGCACGGCCCACTTCCAGTACCAGATCAAGCTGCGCGGCCCGATGCTGGTCGGCTTCTTTCTGGCGGCGCTGAAAATCCACGGTGGCTTGCAAGGTTGGTGGATTTCGCCCGTGCTGGGCAGCCTTGACCAACTCCCGCTGTTTATCGGCTCAACCATGCTGACCGCGGTCAACGACAACGCAGCCATCACCTACCTGGCCTCGCAGGTGCCGGTCTTCGACATCCATACCGCGACCGGCGCGATCAAGGAAGGGGCTGACTTCATCCGCGCCGAGGCGCTCCAGTACGCGGTGGTAGCCGGAGCTGTCACGGGTGGTGGGTTGACCGTTATCGCGAACGCCCCCAACCCTGCCGGTCAGAGTATCCTGAACAAGTTCTTCAAGGACGGGATTTCACCGCTGGGGCTGTTCCTCGGGGCGCTCGTGCCGACCATCGTCATGGCCATTTGCTTCATGGTATTCCCCCATATCAGCCTCAAGTAG
- a CDS encoding metallophosphoesterase yields MGDAKGRLIAIGDVHGCADELEEMLGKISPSADDTLVFLGDLVNRGPFTTRVLKIVQALPNARCLLGNHELRLLRYRHEGNPSILKDYDWDTLKQIDPEDWSFLESLELTISYPEDETVFVHGGFLPDRAWTEQGADIVTSIQVIDPASPGTYGKRGKMTNGISWAERWKGPPFVVCGHTPRPEIFRRPWSLCIDTGCVYGGKLTAYDVREEKYLQIAARKAYI; encoded by the coding sequence ATGGGGGACGCGAAGGGAAGATTGATCGCCATCGGCGATGTGCACGGCTGTGCGGACGAGCTGGAGGAAATGCTCGGGAAGATCTCGCCGTCTGCGGACGACACGCTGGTCTTCCTCGGCGATCTCGTCAACCGTGGTCCCTTCACCACCCGCGTGCTCAAGATCGTCCAGGCCCTCCCCAACGCCCGCTGCCTGCTCGGCAACCACGAGCTGCGCCTCCTGCGCTACCGGCACGAGGGCAACCCCTCCATCCTCAAGGACTACGACTGGGATACGCTCAAGCAGATCGACCCCGAGGACTGGTCCTTTCTCGAAAGCCTGGAGCTGACCATCTCCTACCCCGAGGATGAAACCGTCTTCGTCCACGGGGGCTTTCTGCCGGACCGTGCCTGGACCGAGCAGGGAGCCGACATCGTGACCTCCATCCAGGTCATCGACCCGGCCTCGCCCGGTACCTACGGCAAGCGCGGCAAGATGACCAACGGCATCAGCTGGGCCGAACGCTGGAAAGGCCCGCCCTTTGTCGTCTGCGGACACACCCCGCGCCCCGAGATTTTCCGCCGCCCCTGGTCGCTGTGCATTGACACCGGCTGCGTCTATGGCGGCAAGCTGACCGCCTACGACGTGCGGGAGGAGAAATACCTCCAGATCGCCGCCCGCAAAGCCTACATCTGA
- a CDS encoding isochorismatase family protein, with product MNEESGQPTRKIVLLVLDMQETFLKVMPEREQVVGRCSFAISAARLLGIDVAFTEQMPDKLGPTLPELRALAPEAPVFPKHAFSGLDADGMEAYLSEGETEGLLIAGLETPVCVYQTALAAHNQNLVVTLLSDALTCRRAGDGGTVLKALRHSGCHVLPTETIFYSLLADARHPAFRAYTQLVKKYG from the coding sequence ATGAACGAAGAATCCGGCCAACCCACCCGTAAAATCGTCCTGCTCGTCCTCGACATGCAGGAAACCTTCCTCAAGGTCATGCCTGAACGGGAACAGGTGGTCGGACGATGTTCGTTCGCCATCAGTGCCGCCCGCCTGCTGGGCATCGACGTGGCATTCACCGAGCAGATGCCGGACAAACTCGGCCCCACCCTGCCCGAACTTCGCGCGCTGGCCCCCGAGGCTCCCGTTTTCCCCAAGCACGCCTTTTCCGGCCTCGACGCAGACGGCATGGAGGCCTACCTCTCCGAGGGCGAGACCGAGGGCCTCCTCATCGCCGGGCTGGAAACTCCGGTCTGCGTTTACCAGACGGCCCTCGCCGCCCACAACCAGAACCTCGTCGTGACGCTGCTTTCGGACGCGCTCACCTGCCGCCGCGCCGGGGACGGGGGCACTGTCCTGAAGGCCCTGCGACATTCCGGTTGCCATGTGTTGCCAACGGAGACGATTTTCTACAGCCTGCTCGCCGACGCCCGTCATCCGGCCTTCCGCGCCTACACCCAACTGGTAAAGAAGTATGGCTGA